In Drosophila santomea strain STO CAGO 1482 chromosome 3L, Prin_Dsan_1.1, whole genome shotgun sequence, a single window of DNA contains:
- the LOC120448593 gene encoding GATOR complex protein Iml1 isoform X6 — MKLYKLNTHTRGCNKSYDADLVMNLKDHPNANVGDVVEIYAPDEENGTHLLLQITEFNGSCGRDVISIESGIAIAFKMRSYSNVVMRIVNPADVALDSIEITFKDQYMGRSEMWRLKTYLTDTCVYVNKKIDYNDMQIRCQVYEMWSQGERVASGVITEDTKIVFRSSTSMVYLFLQMSSEMWDFDIHGDLYFEKAVNGFLTELFQKWRKLSCNHEVTIVLFSRTFYAAKSLDEFPEHMRDCLQQDYKGRFYEDFYRVAIQNERCDDWCTVLGQLRKLFTSYQATVLRYHERENMEIPPATNSSATQGNFLEVLNISLNTFEKHYLDRTFDRTGQLSVVITPGVGVFSVDRELTNITKQRIIDNGVGSDLVCVGEQPLHAVPLLKFHNKDTTLTSADDYSLPHWINLSFYSTNKKIAYSSFIPRIKLPLFGSQLTLHDGVGEGEGEENERHFLSCNQSEYKHNSLFDYDAYDEQIFQPLPAQSTCSLQRVVRAKKTSVPSLETYAYRNNDWENLTPTQIPAMRRKMSDPDIHHGTSAMLAALQPDTTNLSESLASEKNSRRAIVSIAPIVRPGRALINPFDPSQVTIKLTSNRRRWTHIFPKGPTGVLIQQHHYQAVPAKPNQPGQQRPLQQIQSICQSGSNNNNDQEDYGCDSGEQYDRVSSHTLISKSASSQSFVMGDEKIDFFKRRQNSLMNPLPANVPNLTATQAKSYLWGATGEQEWTPAITTVKHLRPIVEGEHHHLGGLEALRAVDSPPDAEAGSGRGKIIIGVDWKSLTIPACLPITTDYFPDKRSLNNDYVISDYTLLPDDVNHDYAQSRAVYRKPLSTEEVCKEIVSQRLAQGFQLIVVDEKPPTAGGCSSASAVLPVKPPCETNKEYLLSIGRIFHKISLSGSVITVTGYRPRHPYPPINVDYRYRFHAPQHETYEISGVNFTTEKLENFNWNHMDLYICTRGDVDYPLMESLKYWRYRMYLLPRENIVSKIASCQRCDIFPDVTADNTREQVEDFVRLIEAVSKLKRQYARKARHDTPRITEKHHNQLNSPQQSINVRPKLENGRIPRIFPATDAAAAPGIAARDDQDDGFPVDIKFSPNATLPEIFEAMKHPVNGVGFFSQTQSLPSCTFVSYDALMWLKTRLNNGRHPLDLLEAMRKERMICHASGDWKKPVVPGFVFYYVVQQDKNAKGDYAPPLDDYSAFVNEWLEIEFQGCSFLWHDEPVTTPVPNFLRDSPAPQSWTETSSNKRVYRQSHLEIDVNQKSDRMEWGHVKHHTVLQPRFAFEIVVEWVTSSGPIVADLIGGWMRKANQFNFLVSVPADPMAEPFTKKSDPLRGPIFIPLCTTFLPNGATLFDEFPEESRADRMLFLQEAILGKFGFLPCVLEKKYSVGKDLPKEYQYVHCTGNMFALIRCATNNYQVESPILKEANVTRCVYGHTNNTNVPKKVGFLWAWNHMIPNKKWKAQTINNSADGELFQLKMLKDFREFCSNSDQRLSTFWTQSQELKRRAQKFENNNNNTEEVKLK, encoded by the exons ATGAAGCTGTACAAGCTGAACACGCACACGCGTGGCTGCAACAAATCCTACG ATGCGGACTTGGTGATGAATCTGAAGGATCATCCCAACGCCAATGTGGGCGATGTTGTCGAAATCTATGCCCCAGACGAGGAGAACGGCACCCACCTGCTGCTCCAAATCACCGAGTTCAATGGGAGCTGTGGCCGGGATGTGATCAGCATTGAATCGGGAATCGCCATTGCCTTCAAGATGCGTTCGTACTCCAATGTGGTGATGCGCATTGTAAACCCGGCGGATGTGGCCCTGGACTCGATAGAGATTACCTTCAAAGACCAGTACATGGGTCGCTCGGAAATGTGGCGCCTGAAAACCTACCTG ACGGACACCTGTGTGTATGTGAACAAGAAGATTGACTACAACGACATGCAGATTCGGTGCCAGGTGTACGAGATGTGGTCGCAGGGCGAGCGTGTGGCCAGCGGTGTCATCACAGAGGACACCAAGATTGTCTTCCGCAGCAGCACTTCGATGGTGTACCTCTTCCTGCAGATGTCCTCCGAGATGTGGGACTTTGACATCCACGGTGACCTGTACTTTGAAAAGGCAGTCAATGGGTTTCTGACTGAGCTGTTTCAAAAGTGGCGGAAATTGAGCTGTAACCACGAGGTGACCATCGTGCTCTTCTCCCGCACCTTCTACGCGGCCAAGAGCCTGGACGAGTTTCCCGAGCACATGCGCGACTGCCTGCAGCAGGACTACAAGGGTCGCTTCTACGAGGACTTCTACCGCGTGGCCATCCAGAACGAGCGATGCGATGATTGGTGTACTGTGCTAGGCCAGCTCCGAAAGCTATTCACCTCCTACCAG GCCACAGTACTGCGGTATCACGAACGGGAGAACATGGAGATTCCCCCGGCCACCAATTCTTCAGCCACTCAGGGTAACTTCTTGGAGGTTCTGAACATTTCGCTGAACACTTTCGAAAAGCATTATCTGGACAGAACGTTCGACCGCACCGGACAGCTCTCCGTGGTGATAACCCCAGGAGTGGGTGTCTTTTCCGTGGATCGCGAGCTAACCAATATCACTAAGCAACGCATTATTGACAATGGAGTGGGTAGTGATCTGGTCTGTGTGGGAGAGCAGCCACTGCATGCGGTTCCACTACTTAAATTCCACAACAAAGACACCACGTTGACCTCTGCCGATGACTACTCGCTGCCCCACTGGATAAACTTGAGCTTCTACTCCACAAACAAGAAGATTGCGTACTCCAGCTTTATACCACGGATCAAGCTGCCTCTGTTTGGATCCCAGTTGACACTCCACGATGGCGTAGGCGAAGGGGAAGGCGAGGAGAACGAGCGACACTTTCTGAGCTGCAATCAGTCAGAGTATAAGCACAACTCCCTCTTCGATTACGATGCGTATGATGAACAGATTTTCCAGCCGCTTCCCGCGCAGAGTACTTG CTCTCTGCAGCGTGTAGTACGGGCTAAGAAGACTTCGGTGCCCAGTTTAGAGACCTATGCTTATAGGAACAACGACTGGGAGAACCTCACGCCAACTCAAATCCCAGCTATGCGACGCAAGATGTCTGATCCCGACATTCACCACGGCACCTCTGCCATGCTTGCTGCCTTG CAACCGGATACAACCAACCTCTCAGAGTCGCTGGCCTCAGAGAAGAACTCACGCAGGGCGATCGTGAGCATTGCCCCCATAGTGCGTCCGGGTCGCGCCCTGATCAACCCCTTTGATCCCTCGCAAGTGACCATAAAGCTGACCTCCAATCGCCGCCGCTGGACGCACATCTTCCCGAAAGGCCCAACAGGTGTGCTCATACAGCAGCATCATTATCAAGCGGTTCCCGCAAAACCCAATCAGCCGGGTCAGCAGAGACCATTGCAGCAGATCCAGAGCATCTGCCAATCCggtagcaacaacaacaatgaccAGGAGGATTACGGCTGTGACAGTGGAGAGCAGTACGACCGAGTGTCCAGCCATACGCTGATCAGCAAGTCAGCCTCCTCGCAGAGCTTTGTGATGGGTGATGAGAAGATTGATT TCTTCAAGCGGCGTCAGAACTCGCTGATGAACCCCCTGCCCGCCAATGTGCCCAACCTGACGGCCACCCAGGCGAAGTCCTACCTCTGGGGAGCCACCGGGGAGCAAGAATGGACACCAGCAATTACAACGG TCAAGCATCTGAGGCCGATCGTCGAGGGCGAGCATCATCATCTGGGCGGCCTGGAGGCACTAAGGGCAGTAGACTCGCCCCCCGATGCGGAGGCGGGCAGCGGAAGAGGAAAGATCATCATAG GCGTCGATTGGAAGTCGCTTACGATACCCGCCTGTCTGCCCATCACCACGGACTACTTCCCGGACAAGCGTTCACTGAACAACGACTATGTGATATCGGATTACACTCTGCTGCCCGATGATGTCAATCACGATTATGCCCAGAGTAGAGCCGTTTACCGCAAGCCCCTGTCCACGGAGGAGGTGTGCAAGGAGATCGTGTCGCAGCGCTTGGCTCAGGGCTTCCAGCTAATCGTGGTCGACGAGAAGCCTCCGACTGCGGGCGGTTGCTCCTCGGCATCTGCAGTGCTGCCGGTGAAGCCGCCGTGCGAGACCAACAAGGAGTACCTCCTCTCCATTGGCCGCATCTTTCACAAGATCTCGTTGAGCGGCTCGGTGATCACGGTCACAGGTTACAGACCCAG ACACCCGTATCCGCCGATAAACGTGGACTACCGATACCGTTTCCATGCGCCACAGCACGAGACCTACGAAATCTCCGGCGTGAACTTCACCACCGAGAAGCTGGAGAACTTCAACTGGAACCACATGGACCTGTACATCTGCACGCGCGGTGATGTGGATTACCCACTCATGGAG AGCCTCAAGTACTGGCGCTATCGCATGTACCTGCTGCCCAGGGAGAACATTGTGAGCAAGATAGCCAGTTGTCAGCGATGCGACATATTCCCCGATGTGACTGCGGATAACACCCGGGAGCAGGTCGAGGACTTTGTCCGACTGATCGAGGCGGTCAGCAAGCTAAAGCGGCAGTATGCGCGCAAGGCGAGA CATGACACACCTAGAATCACTGAAAAGCATCATAACCAATTAAACTCACCGCAGCAAAG CATCAATGTGCGCCCCAAACTGGAGAACGGTCGGATTCCACGGATCTTTCCCGCCACCGATGCTGCGGCAGCCCCAGGAATCGCCGCCAGAGATGATCAGGACGATGG TTTTCCGGTTGACATTAAGTTCAGCCCGAATGCCACGCTGCCCGAAATCTTTGAGGCCATGAAGCACCCAGTGAACGGAGTGGGCTTCTTCTCGCAGACGCAGTCGCTCCCCTCCTGCACCTTTGTGTCCTACGACGCGCTAATGTGGCTGAAAACCCGCCTGAACAACGGACGACATCCTCTGGATCTCCTGGAGGCCATGCGCAA AGAGCGGATGATCTGTCATGCCTCGGGGGATTGGAAGAAGCCTGTGGTGCCTGGCTTTGTCTTCTACTATGTGGTGCAGCAGGACAAAAACGCCAAAGGTG ATTATGCCCCGCCTTTGGATGATTACAGCGCTTTTGTAAACGAGTGGCTGGAGATCGAGTTTCAGGGTTGTAGTTTTCTCTGGCACGATGAGCCCGTGACCACTCCGGTGCCCAATTTCCTGAGGGACTCGCCTGCTCCCCAATCCTGGACAGaaaccagcagcaaca AGCGGGTGTATCGACAGTCGCATTTGGAGATCGATGTGAACCAGAAGAGCGATCGAATGGAGTGGGGTCATGTGAAGCATCACACAGTGCTGCAGCCAAGATTCGCCTTTGAGATAGTGGTAGAGTGGGTCACTTCATCGGGTCCTATTGTGGCTGACTTG ATTGGCGGCTGGATGCGCAAGGCGAATCAGTTCAATTTCCTGGTATCAGTGCCAGCTGATCCCATGGCAGAGCCTTTCACCAAGAAGTCAGATCCTCTAAGAGGACCCATTTTCATTCCGCTTTGCACTACATTCCTGCCCAATGGAGCTACTCTTTTCGATG AATTCCCCGAGGAAAGCAGAGCAGACAGAATGCTGTTCCTCCAGGAAGCCATTTTGGGCAAGTTTGGATTCCTGCCCTGCGTTTTGGAGAAGAAGTACAGCGTCGGCAAAGAT CTGCCCAAGGAGTACCAGTACGTGCACTGCACGGGCAACATGTTTGCCTTGATCCG CTGCGCTACGAACAATTACCAGGTGGAATCGCCCATCCTAAAGGAGGCAAATGTCACGCGCTGCGTCTATGGACACACTAACAACACGAACGTGCCCAAGAAAGTGGGTTTCTTGTGGGCGTGGAACCACATGATTCCGAACAAAAAGTGGAAGGCGCAGACCATAAACAACTCCGCGGACGGGGAGCTCTTTCAGCTGAAGATGCTAAAGGACTTCCGCGAGTTCTGCTCGAACAGCGATCAGCGGCTGTCCACTTTCTGGACCCAATCCCAGGAATTGAAGCGCAGGGCTCAGAAATTCGagaataacaataacaacaccGAGGAGGTGAAGCTGAAGTAA
- the LOC120448593 gene encoding GATOR complex protein Iml1 isoform X8 has product MKLYKLNTHTRGCNKSYDADLVMNLKDHPNANVGDVVEIYAPDEENGTHLLLQITEFNGSCGRDVISIESGIAIAFKMRSYSNVVMRIVNPADVALDSIEITFKDQYMGRSEMWRLKTYLTDTCVYVNKKIDYNDMQIRCQVYEMWSQGERVASGVITEDTKIVFRSSTSMVYLFLQMSSEMWDFDIHGDLYFEKAVNGFLTELFQKWRKLSCNHEVTIVLFSRTFYAAKSLDEFPEHMRDCLQQDYKGRFYEDFYRVAIQNERCDDWCTVLGQLRKLFTSYQATVLRYHERENMEIPPATNSSATQGNFLEVLNISLNTFEKHYLDRTFDRTGQLSVVITPGVGVFSVDRELTNITKQRIIDNGVGSDLVCVGEQPLHAVPLLKFHNKDTTLTSADDYSLPHWINLSFYSTNKKIAYSSFIPRIKLPLFGSQLTLHDGVGEGEGEENERHFLSCNQSEYKHNSLFDYDAYDEQIFQPLPAQSTCSLQRVVRAKKTSVPSLETYAYRNNDWENLTPTQIPAMRRKMSDPDIHHGTSAMLAALQPDTTNLSESLASEKNSRRAIVSIAPIVRPGRALINPFDPSQVTIKLTSNRRRWTHIFPKGPTGVLIQQHHYQAVPAKPNQPGQQRPLQQIQSICQSGSNNNNDQEDYGCDSGEQYDRVSSHTLISKSASSQSFVMGDEKIDFFKRRQNSLMNPLPANVPNLTATQAKSYLWGATGEQEWTPAITTGVDWKSLTIPACLPITTDYFPDKRSLNNDYVISDYTLLPDDVNHDYAQSRAVYRKPLSTEEVCKEIVSQRLAQGFQLIVVDEKPPTAGGCSSASAVLPVKPPCETNKEYLLSIGRIFHKISLSGSVITVTGYRPRHPYPPINVDYRYRFHAPQHETYEISGVNFTTEKLENFNWNHMDLYICTRGDVDYPLMESLKYWRYRMYLLPRENIVSKIASCQRCDIFPDVTADNTREQVEDFVRLIEAVSKLKRQYARKARDSPIAHITKRRHSTSIISRPQPNQGLTNSPFRERVGSNRLPEKRPSINVRPKLENGRIPRIFPATDAAAAPGIAARDDQDDGFPVDIKFSPNATLPEIFEAMKHPVNGVGFFSQTQSLPSCTFVSYDALMWLKTRLNNGRHPLDLLEAMRKERMICHASGDWKKPVVPGFVFYYVVQQDKNAKGDYAPPLDDYSAFVNEWLEIEFQGCSFLWHDEPVTTPVPNFLRDSPAPQSWTETSSNKRVYRQSHLEIDVNQKSDRMEWGHVKHHTVLQPRFAFEIVVEWVTSSGPIVADLIGGWMRKANQFNFLVSVPADPMAEPFTKKSDPLRGPIFIPLCTTFLPNGATLFDEFPEESRADRMLFLQEAILGKFGFLPCVLEKKYSVGKDLPKEYQYVHCTGNMFALIRCATNNYQVESPILKEANVTRCVYGHTNNTNVPKKVGFLWAWNHMIPNKKWKAQTINNSADGELFQLKMLKDFREFCSNSDQRLSTFWTQSQELKRRAQKFENNNNNTEEVKLK; this is encoded by the exons ATGAAGCTGTACAAGCTGAACACGCACACGCGTGGCTGCAACAAATCCTACG ATGCGGACTTGGTGATGAATCTGAAGGATCATCCCAACGCCAATGTGGGCGATGTTGTCGAAATCTATGCCCCAGACGAGGAGAACGGCACCCACCTGCTGCTCCAAATCACCGAGTTCAATGGGAGCTGTGGCCGGGATGTGATCAGCATTGAATCGGGAATCGCCATTGCCTTCAAGATGCGTTCGTACTCCAATGTGGTGATGCGCATTGTAAACCCGGCGGATGTGGCCCTGGACTCGATAGAGATTACCTTCAAAGACCAGTACATGGGTCGCTCGGAAATGTGGCGCCTGAAAACCTACCTG ACGGACACCTGTGTGTATGTGAACAAGAAGATTGACTACAACGACATGCAGATTCGGTGCCAGGTGTACGAGATGTGGTCGCAGGGCGAGCGTGTGGCCAGCGGTGTCATCACAGAGGACACCAAGATTGTCTTCCGCAGCAGCACTTCGATGGTGTACCTCTTCCTGCAGATGTCCTCCGAGATGTGGGACTTTGACATCCACGGTGACCTGTACTTTGAAAAGGCAGTCAATGGGTTTCTGACTGAGCTGTTTCAAAAGTGGCGGAAATTGAGCTGTAACCACGAGGTGACCATCGTGCTCTTCTCCCGCACCTTCTACGCGGCCAAGAGCCTGGACGAGTTTCCCGAGCACATGCGCGACTGCCTGCAGCAGGACTACAAGGGTCGCTTCTACGAGGACTTCTACCGCGTGGCCATCCAGAACGAGCGATGCGATGATTGGTGTACTGTGCTAGGCCAGCTCCGAAAGCTATTCACCTCCTACCAG GCCACAGTACTGCGGTATCACGAACGGGAGAACATGGAGATTCCCCCGGCCACCAATTCTTCAGCCACTCAGGGTAACTTCTTGGAGGTTCTGAACATTTCGCTGAACACTTTCGAAAAGCATTATCTGGACAGAACGTTCGACCGCACCGGACAGCTCTCCGTGGTGATAACCCCAGGAGTGGGTGTCTTTTCCGTGGATCGCGAGCTAACCAATATCACTAAGCAACGCATTATTGACAATGGAGTGGGTAGTGATCTGGTCTGTGTGGGAGAGCAGCCACTGCATGCGGTTCCACTACTTAAATTCCACAACAAAGACACCACGTTGACCTCTGCCGATGACTACTCGCTGCCCCACTGGATAAACTTGAGCTTCTACTCCACAAACAAGAAGATTGCGTACTCCAGCTTTATACCACGGATCAAGCTGCCTCTGTTTGGATCCCAGTTGACACTCCACGATGGCGTAGGCGAAGGGGAAGGCGAGGAGAACGAGCGACACTTTCTGAGCTGCAATCAGTCAGAGTATAAGCACAACTCCCTCTTCGATTACGATGCGTATGATGAACAGATTTTCCAGCCGCTTCCCGCGCAGAGTACTTG CTCTCTGCAGCGTGTAGTACGGGCTAAGAAGACTTCGGTGCCCAGTTTAGAGACCTATGCTTATAGGAACAACGACTGGGAGAACCTCACGCCAACTCAAATCCCAGCTATGCGACGCAAGATGTCTGATCCCGACATTCACCACGGCACCTCTGCCATGCTTGCTGCCTTG CAACCGGATACAACCAACCTCTCAGAGTCGCTGGCCTCAGAGAAGAACTCACGCAGGGCGATCGTGAGCATTGCCCCCATAGTGCGTCCGGGTCGCGCCCTGATCAACCCCTTTGATCCCTCGCAAGTGACCATAAAGCTGACCTCCAATCGCCGCCGCTGGACGCACATCTTCCCGAAAGGCCCAACAGGTGTGCTCATACAGCAGCATCATTATCAAGCGGTTCCCGCAAAACCCAATCAGCCGGGTCAGCAGAGACCATTGCAGCAGATCCAGAGCATCTGCCAATCCggtagcaacaacaacaatgaccAGGAGGATTACGGCTGTGACAGTGGAGAGCAGTACGACCGAGTGTCCAGCCATACGCTGATCAGCAAGTCAGCCTCCTCGCAGAGCTTTGTGATGGGTGATGAGAAGATTGATT TCTTCAAGCGGCGTCAGAACTCGCTGATGAACCCCCTGCCCGCCAATGTGCCCAACCTGACGGCCACCCAGGCGAAGTCCTACCTCTGGGGAGCCACCGGGGAGCAAGAATGGACACCAGCAATTACAACGG GCGTCGATTGGAAGTCGCTTACGATACCCGCCTGTCTGCCCATCACCACGGACTACTTCCCGGACAAGCGTTCACTGAACAACGACTATGTGATATCGGATTACACTCTGCTGCCCGATGATGTCAATCACGATTATGCCCAGAGTAGAGCCGTTTACCGCAAGCCCCTGTCCACGGAGGAGGTGTGCAAGGAGATCGTGTCGCAGCGCTTGGCTCAGGGCTTCCAGCTAATCGTGGTCGACGAGAAGCCTCCGACTGCGGGCGGTTGCTCCTCGGCATCTGCAGTGCTGCCGGTGAAGCCGCCGTGCGAGACCAACAAGGAGTACCTCCTCTCCATTGGCCGCATCTTTCACAAGATCTCGTTGAGCGGCTCGGTGATCACGGTCACAGGTTACAGACCCAG ACACCCGTATCCGCCGATAAACGTGGACTACCGATACCGTTTCCATGCGCCACAGCACGAGACCTACGAAATCTCCGGCGTGAACTTCACCACCGAGAAGCTGGAGAACTTCAACTGGAACCACATGGACCTGTACATCTGCACGCGCGGTGATGTGGATTACCCACTCATGGAG AGCCTCAAGTACTGGCGCTATCGCATGTACCTGCTGCCCAGGGAGAACATTGTGAGCAAGATAGCCAGTTGTCAGCGATGCGACATATTCCCCGATGTGACTGCGGATAACACCCGGGAGCAGGTCGAGGACTTTGTCCGACTGATCGAGGCGGTCAGCAAGCTAAAGCGGCAGTATGCGCGCAAGGCGAGA GACAGCCCCATCGCCCACATAACCAAGCGGAGACACAGTACCAGCATTATATCCAGGCCTCAGCCTAACCAG GGACTCACGAACTCTCCGTTCCGGGAGCGAGTCGGCAGCAATCGACTGCCGGAGAAGCGACCCAG CATCAATGTGCGCCCCAAACTGGAGAACGGTCGGATTCCACGGATCTTTCCCGCCACCGATGCTGCGGCAGCCCCAGGAATCGCCGCCAGAGATGATCAGGACGATGG TTTTCCGGTTGACATTAAGTTCAGCCCGAATGCCACGCTGCCCGAAATCTTTGAGGCCATGAAGCACCCAGTGAACGGAGTGGGCTTCTTCTCGCAGACGCAGTCGCTCCCCTCCTGCACCTTTGTGTCCTACGACGCGCTAATGTGGCTGAAAACCCGCCTGAACAACGGACGACATCCTCTGGATCTCCTGGAGGCCATGCGCAA AGAGCGGATGATCTGTCATGCCTCGGGGGATTGGAAGAAGCCTGTGGTGCCTGGCTTTGTCTTCTACTATGTGGTGCAGCAGGACAAAAACGCCAAAGGTG ATTATGCCCCGCCTTTGGATGATTACAGCGCTTTTGTAAACGAGTGGCTGGAGATCGAGTTTCAGGGTTGTAGTTTTCTCTGGCACGATGAGCCCGTGACCACTCCGGTGCCCAATTTCCTGAGGGACTCGCCTGCTCCCCAATCCTGGACAGaaaccagcagcaaca AGCGGGTGTATCGACAGTCGCATTTGGAGATCGATGTGAACCAGAAGAGCGATCGAATGGAGTGGGGTCATGTGAAGCATCACACAGTGCTGCAGCCAAGATTCGCCTTTGAGATAGTGGTAGAGTGGGTCACTTCATCGGGTCCTATTGTGGCTGACTTG ATTGGCGGCTGGATGCGCAAGGCGAATCAGTTCAATTTCCTGGTATCAGTGCCAGCTGATCCCATGGCAGAGCCTTTCACCAAGAAGTCAGATCCTCTAAGAGGACCCATTTTCATTCCGCTTTGCACTACATTCCTGCCCAATGGAGCTACTCTTTTCGATG AATTCCCCGAGGAAAGCAGAGCAGACAGAATGCTGTTCCTCCAGGAAGCCATTTTGGGCAAGTTTGGATTCCTGCCCTGCGTTTTGGAGAAGAAGTACAGCGTCGGCAAAGAT CTGCCCAAGGAGTACCAGTACGTGCACTGCACGGGCAACATGTTTGCCTTGATCCG CTGCGCTACGAACAATTACCAGGTGGAATCGCCCATCCTAAAGGAGGCAAATGTCACGCGCTGCGTCTATGGACACACTAACAACACGAACGTGCCCAAGAAAGTGGGTTTCTTGTGGGCGTGGAACCACATGATTCCGAACAAAAAGTGGAAGGCGCAGACCATAAACAACTCCGCGGACGGGGAGCTCTTTCAGCTGAAGATGCTAAAGGACTTCCGCGAGTTCTGCTCGAACAGCGATCAGCGGCTGTCCACTTTCTGGACCCAATCCCAGGAATTGAAGCGCAGGGCTCAGAAATTCGagaataacaataacaacaccGAGGAGGTGAAGCTGAAGTAA